Proteins encoded in a region of the Acomys russatus chromosome 14, mAcoRus1.1, whole genome shotgun sequence genome:
- the Mbd3l1 gene encoding methyl-CpG-binding domain protein 3-like 1, with product MGKTSQRKQRDCENPAKPKPCLNTSIPLRMSSYTFKRPVTRITSHLSNEVRYHQWEETLEKPEQACWQKRLQGLQAWSSTGELLSTSDIGKALQDLTPRDTDASVSGTQAHSIDPRPMSTPESTSHSEKTFPEGDIPQILGKQFLVTEEDISNQERKVKIARERLAVALIIHRLANEAEKVRGPRKSNL from the coding sequence ATGGGCAAGACTTCACAGAGGAAGCAACGTGACTGTGAGAACCCAGCAAAGCCAAAGCCTTGTTTAAACACTTCAATCCCCTTGAGGATGTCCAGTTATACTTTCAAGAGGCCAGTCACTAGAATCACATCCCATCTGAGCAATGAGGTAAGATACCATCAGTGGGAGGAGACCTTGGAAAAGCCTGAACAAGCCTGCTGGCAGAAGAGACTGCAAGGACTCCAGGCCTGGAGCAGTACAGGAGAACTTTTGAGCACTTCAGATATTGGCAAAGCTCTGCAAGACCTTACACCTAGAGACACAGATGCATCTGTTTCAGGGACTCAAGCCCACAGTATTGACCCCAGGCCCATGTCCACCCCTGAGTCAACTTCACATTCAGAGAAGACGTTTCCAGAAGGAGATATCCCACAGATACTTGGCAAACAGTTTCTGGTCACTGAAGAGGATATTAGCAACCAGGAAAGGAAAGTGAAAATAGCAAGAGAAAGACTGGCAGTTGCACTGATTATACACAGGTTAGCAAATGAGGCAGAGAAAGTGAGGGGGCCAAGAAAGTCAAACTTATAA